The Leadbettera azotonutricia ZAS-9 genome has a window encoding:
- a CDS encoding helix-turn-helix transcriptional regulator: protein MSTRKNASKPALDRFYQIDEEIASGKYPSARKLAETIGFSEATINRDLAFMRDRLYAPIEYSAIHRGLYYSEKPYRLPGAFTSMEDMQALGMAKNLLSLYHDTPLYDAAKNLLDSFTAPLASDKNPGWYEDRIIVPPVASAPVSEETWKVITAGLKENKAIIFEYQGAWDEEFKPRRVRPYQLLFDTGVWYLYAYAEERKAIRIFSLPRIKNPVLTKDTFTLPKDFDYCSNADGSNFGVFAGEKKCRFAIAIYGESIPWVQERKWAADQATKETDDGIIISFTSTQYGKVLEWVLSKGCNAMPLGPNELVQDWKIHINLMKKMAGKSTNPL from the coding sequence ATGAGTACCAGAAAGAATGCATCCAAACCGGCATTGGACAGGTTCTATCAAATTGATGAAGAGATCGCCTCGGGAAAATACCCCAGCGCCAGGAAGCTGGCGGAGACGATAGGGTTCAGCGAGGCTACGATTAATCGGGATTTGGCTTTTATGCGGGACAGGCTTTATGCCCCCATTGAATACAGCGCCATTCACCGGGGCCTCTATTATTCGGAAAAGCCTTATCGCCTGCCCGGCGCGTTCACCTCCATGGAAGATATGCAGGCCCTGGGGATGGCGAAAAACCTGCTTTCCCTTTACCATGACACCCCTCTTTACGATGCAGCAAAGAACCTTCTGGATAGCTTTACCGCCCCCCTGGCAAGCGACAAGAACCCCGGCTGGTACGAAGACCGCATCATAGTTCCCCCGGTAGCGTCGGCCCCTGTTTCAGAGGAAACATGGAAGGTCATCACTGCGGGGCTCAAAGAAAACAAGGCCATCATCTTTGAGTATCAGGGCGCCTGGGACGAAGAATTCAAACCCCGCCGGGTGCGGCCTTATCAGCTCCTTTTTGATACAGGGGTATGGTATCTTTACGCTTATGCCGAAGAACGCAAAGCCATACGCATTTTTTCGCTCCCCAGGATAAAAAACCCGGTGCTCACCAAGGACACTTTTACCCTTCCAAAGGATTTCGATTATTGTTCCAATGCAGACGGCAGCAATTTCGGGGTTTTTGCGGGGGAAAAGAAATGCCGCTTCGCCATTGCGATTTATGGCGAATCGATCCCCTGGGTCCAGGAGCGGAAATGGGCTGCGGATCAGGCGACTAAAGAAACAGATGATGGGATCATTATAAGCTTTACCAGCACCCAATACGGCAAGGTGCTGGAATGGGTGCTTTCCAAAGGCTGCAACGCAATGCCCCTTGGCCCAAATGAACTGGTGCAGGACTGGAAAATTCATATCAATTTAATGAAAAAGATGGCAGGCAAATCAACAAACCCGCTCTAA
- a CDS encoding BrnA antitoxin family protein, whose protein sequence is MAITKSKGKAGQKPPKEALRRIKEAAKYPINLEAAPELSPEALKEFAHMAAERDQKKKRQVVTLRLAPDDVAKYKSLGKGYTSIMADVLNYAANNPEILSKVR, encoded by the coding sequence ATGGCTATTACCAAATCGAAGGGGAAGGCTGGACAAAAGCCACCTAAAGAAGCTTTACGGCGGATAAAAGAAGCCGCAAAATATCCGATAAACCTTGAAGCCGCCCCAGAGCTATCTCCGGAGGCCCTCAAAGAATTTGCACACATGGCAGCCGAGCGAGACCAGAAAAAGAAACGGCAGGTGGTAACTCTCAGGCTTGCCCCGGATGACGTGGCAAAATACAAGAGCCTGGGCAAAGGGTACACGAGCATTATGGCGGACGTGCTGAACTATGCAGCAAATAACCCCGAGATCCTCTCAAAAGTCCGATAA
- a CDS encoding BrnT family toxin — translation MRLDGIDWDDEKNATNKRLHHVDFEDAQYIFWDGNRLEREDKSEGNTSGEERWQTLGMVGKTLFVVYAERGNAKRIITARIATKKERRSYNGYYQIEGEGWTKAT, via the coding sequence ATGCGACTAGACGGCATAGACTGGGATGATGAAAAGAACGCAACAAATAAGCGTCTTCATCATGTCGATTTTGAAGATGCTCAATATATCTTCTGGGATGGAAACCGTTTAGAGCGCGAGGATAAAAGCGAGGGCAATACCTCAGGGGAAGAACGCTGGCAAACCCTGGGCATGGTGGGTAAAACGCTTTTTGTAGTTTATGCCGAAAGGGGCAATGCAAAACGGATTATTACCGCTCGTATTGCTACCAAAAAAGAACGGAGGTCATACAATGGCTATTACCAAATCGAAGGGGAAGGCTGGACAAAAGCCACCTAA
- a CDS encoding helix-turn-helix domain-containing protein yields MKEQRRISGISQAKLAEKVNTSTHYIGMIETGKKFPSPEMLERIAAALAIDSPDLFSKKDYSPDAIKKFEEQVLQDIENVMAARLKELQQDTQRKS; encoded by the coding sequence ATGAAGGAGCAACGGAGAATTTCCGGCATTTCCCAGGCAAAACTCGCAGAAAAGGTAAATACATCCACTCATTATATTGGGATGATAGAAACAGGCAAAAAATTCCCCTCCCCGGAGATGCTGGAACGTATTGCCGCAGCCCTTGCGATTGATTCTCCGGACTTGTTTTCCAAAAAGGATTATTCCCCGGATGCTATAAAAAAATTTGAGGAACAGGTTCTGCAGGATATAGAAAACGTCATGGCTGCCAGGCTAAAAGAATTACAGCAGGATACGCAGAGAAAGTCCTAA
- a CDS encoding fibronectin type III domain-containing protein → MKKNAVMVLMAGILLALAGCSNPSSSGSPDTGPEDKPKTYVRLINPNVFPVSLYSDFSHLTLIARIGARESSIALERDANPQGAQFFPVYHISLEGVEFPYDGTAFIARIDAGTTTDIPIPNLSEVPETDRARPLVGNAYLKVQNAGASSLTLRRGSTEIRPEGMQSTILNGGETGLYVVSPGPVSSYSFRKNTVEQVDFPAGITEFTAGHFYSFQFNGAALIVVADRILTIDEALNEAENDDPGQQNIAPAMPAVIAGDGFITISWNTTAGAVGYEVYYGTGNTPPAVPAKTVQTATTVINGLANKTIYYVWVKAVYAAEKSDYSPMAQGTPWPGLERPEVPGALRIISGVEQLTINWDESGGAAFYDVYINVNPSPPSAYRLRVTEASAVLNALANGTIYYIWVKAGNSSGTSGFSPMEAGTPSLPLSPPAVPAAPVVIPGSGELSVQWLPVEMATAYEVWAGTSNNPSSAIKQGADIPASGELGTTITGLINGTVYSVWIRAKNNVGTSGFSLRSMGTPSAFAAAPAAPDGPVLTAGYSMLTLTWAPVEGALYYEVLIGVSPSITNAHTYQDAVDSVSLTINGLTNGTRYYAWVIAKNSAGTSGPSPAASEAPSVYLAVPETPGTPVINTGNTQLLVSWNAAPGAEEYEVYYGTGTPSTLWGTVSETSARISGLTNGTAYTVRIRSKNRTGVSDWSGTASGIPSGAGILSVVVGFNYGQITITGNSGNNGISKSSADGMSGSLSLSAVGYTNVVWYADGDTTQPITGGSITLDAANYDIQLHYITFTGNRNGVLYSREINFTVFD, encoded by the coding sequence ATGAAAAAAAACGCTGTCATGGTTCTTATGGCCGGAATATTATTGGCCTTGGCGGGCTGCAGTAATCCTTCCAGTTCGGGATCGCCGGATACAGGTCCAGAGGACAAACCCAAAACCTATGTCCGGCTCATTAACCCCAATGTTTTTCCGGTCAGCCTGTACAGCGATTTCTCGCATTTGACCCTCATTGCCCGTATCGGCGCCAGGGAATCTTCCATTGCGCTCGAACGGGATGCCAACCCCCAGGGAGCCCAATTTTTTCCTGTCTACCATATTTCTCTTGAGGGGGTAGAATTCCCCTATGACGGGACTGCCTTTATAGCCCGTATAGACGCGGGCACTACCACAGATATACCTATTCCCAATTTATCCGAAGTGCCTGAGACAGATCGGGCAAGGCCCCTTGTCGGTAATGCCTACCTAAAGGTACAAAACGCCGGCGCTTCTTCCCTAACCCTGCGCCGGGGAAGCACGGAAATACGGCCCGAGGGTATGCAGTCAACCATCCTGAACGGAGGCGAAACAGGGCTTTACGTGGTATCACCGGGGCCTGTTTCTTCTTATTCATTCAGGAAGAACACTGTCGAACAGGTGGACTTCCCCGCCGGGATAACTGAATTTACCGCCGGGCATTTTTATTCTTTCCAATTTAACGGCGCTGCGCTTATTGTAGTTGCCGATAGAATCCTTACCATAGATGAAGCCCTGAATGAGGCGGAGAACGATGACCCTGGCCAGCAGAACATAGCGCCTGCAATGCCTGCGGTAATTGCGGGGGACGGCTTTATAACCATAAGCTGGAACACCACAGCGGGCGCTGTTGGCTACGAAGTTTATTATGGTACAGGAAATACACCGCCAGCAGTACCGGCCAAAACCGTACAGACTGCCACCACAGTAATAAACGGCCTTGCCAATAAAACAATTTATTATGTCTGGGTAAAAGCTGTTTATGCCGCCGAAAAGAGCGATTACAGTCCCATGGCCCAGGGGACGCCCTGGCCGGGCTTAGAAAGACCTGAAGTACCAGGCGCCCTCAGGATAATATCCGGTGTAGAACAGCTTACCATTAATTGGGACGAATCCGGCGGCGCTGCTTTTTATGATGTGTACATCAACGTAAACCCATCGCCCCCATCAGCATACCGGCTTAGGGTAACGGAAGCATCGGCGGTGCTAAATGCACTCGCAAATGGAACCATTTACTATATATGGGTAAAGGCGGGAAACAGCAGCGGCACAAGCGGCTTTAGCCCCATGGAAGCCGGGACGCCTTCATTGCCTCTTTCGCCTCCGGCTGTTCCGGCAGCGCCGGTCGTTATACCGGGAAGCGGAGAATTATCCGTACAGTGGCTGCCGGTAGAAATGGCAACAGCCTACGAAGTTTGGGCCGGTACATCCAATAACCCCTCGTCGGCAATAAAGCAGGGCGCCGATATTCCGGCCAGCGGCGAACTGGGAACGACCATTACCGGGCTTATTAACGGAACCGTTTATTCAGTATGGATAAGGGCGAAAAACAATGTCGGTACAAGCGGTTTCAGCCTCCGTTCCATGGGAACACCCTCGGCATTTGCGGCGGCGCCGGCCGCCCCCGATGGGCCTGTGCTAACAGCAGGGTACAGCATGCTTACCCTGACATGGGCGCCCGTAGAAGGAGCGCTGTATTATGAAGTACTCATCGGCGTAAGTCCTTCCATAACCAATGCGCATACCTACCAGGACGCTGTTGATTCTGTAAGCCTAACCATAAACGGACTTACCAACGGAACCCGGTACTATGCATGGGTTATTGCAAAGAACAGCGCAGGGACAAGCGGCCCCAGCCCCGCTGCATCGGAAGCCCCTTCTGTCTATTTGGCAGTGCCTGAAACACCCGGAACACCGGTAATTAACACCGGAAATACCCAGCTTTTGGTAAGCTGGAACGCAGCGCCCGGGGCAGAAGAATACGAAGTGTATTACGGGACCGGAACCCCTTCTACCCTGTGGGGAACAGTAAGCGAAACTTCTGCCCGTATCAGCGGCTTAACCAACGGAACAGCTTATACGGTACGGATACGATCCAAAAACAGAACCGGAGTATCCGATTGGAGCGGGACCGCAAGCGGAATTCCATCGGGAGCCGGAATCCTTTCTGTTGTTGTGGGTTTTAATTACGGACAGATAACCATTACGGGGAACAGCGGAAATAACGGCATCTCCAAAAGCAGCGCAGACGGAATGTCCGGCAGCCTTTCCCTGAGCGCTGTAGGATACACCAATGTTGTCTGGTATGCGGACGGAGACACCACTCAACCCATTACCGGCGGGAGCATTACCCTGGATGCAGCAAATTACGATATACAGCTCCACTATATAACCTTTACGGGAAATCGAAACGGCGTTCTTTACTCCCGGGAAATCAACTTTACCGTTTTTGACTAA
- a CDS encoding fibronectin type III domain-containing protein: MKIASKFLLAAPMLLLLCFAGCENPFTQKPFVLESSSQGYVAVHFETPQEVYGENTGEGKERTLYPELSAFTKYELSFSNGPEARPPFTVQPGGNSVIELAVGSWTITAIAYSGSEGSYTEAARGSASPVTISIGQTATADIALIPSAGGIGFFNYTVDLPPGAAGNLVVATPEGGSVNGGNIPLDNSAVNGTLNLLSGQYIMSLTLALDGKRSGRTEILHVYPNLTSRAAYAFSEFDFRAVMDLTHNTWIPRILVNPGDTQWYAFNAEAGKTYQIQWNDAVQGDASKSLDIEVSAVRGDGTAIFTNRDSGWNSPETISGLSGPVYIAVQGKSGSSTGTYAIKYYDTDAVVPQGIMAIGSVNTSLIPAAIISWNSVEEVSAYRLYRALLSGGPYTKIADQSSTVFTDENVMGNITYYYKAAAYNANGEGELSPAASGTMPASHPAAITALANNAWTGGTIGAAGVVGWYKFTAESAKTYYIQWNDAVQGDASKSLDIKVSAYSAAGDVLFENEDSAWMVPKTISGLNGMVYLKAAAQNGSNTGSYSIRQHDLDNSIEQIPENVTVSAGSEQLTVSWTGISEADNYDIYYTNDTNMPTSPSLTVTDPSVVITGLTNGITYSIWVKARNATSASNASSVATGKPIGTMGAVTVSPGDGQLNLSWAAVAGADEYEVYYDTTPVCPESPAQTVTVPTALIDGLTNGIVYYAWVRGKNSNGSGTSEMVTGKPLGTPGTLTINDTGISQLTITWGVVSGADEYEVYYGTGTPTTLWNTVSGTAVTITGLTNGISYTVQIRARNTTGVSVFSPTAAGTPSIRPGLFDGTIDGAFYIGPHTIALSASYLSANAVNGHDYLIIIGEDESLAPLTLSYPDKTIGIALMGLGDERTISLNANGSMFTVSQGVTLTLKDNLVLAGRTANNASLIRINDSGSFTMEGGTISGNTSSSYSSGGGVYVSSGSFTMEGGTISGNTSSSYSSGGGVYVSSGSFTMEGGTISGNTSSYGDGSGVYVFSGSFTMEGGTISGNKSSSSSSYGGGVYVDSSGSFTMEGGTISGNTSSYGGGVYVYSSSSFTMKEGSISGNTSSSYGGGVYVGSSGSFTMEGGTISGNTSSSYGGGVYVGSSGSFTMEGGTISGNTSSSYGGGVYVSSGSFTMKEGSISGNSASSSYSSGGGVYVYSSGSFTMEGGTISGNSASSSSSSNGGGGVYVYSSGSFIKSGPSVIYGDTDTTHTAGANENTALNGRGHAVYWSASPKQRQSTLEANVDLSTNPADAGYANWD; this comes from the coding sequence ATGAAAATTGCCAGCAAATTTCTTTTAGCGGCCCCGATGCTGCTCCTGCTCTGCTTTGCCGGATGCGAAAACCCTTTTACGCAGAAACCATTTGTCCTGGAATCCTCAAGCCAAGGGTATGTTGCGGTACACTTTGAAACCCCCCAGGAAGTTTATGGGGAAAACACCGGCGAAGGCAAAGAACGCACCCTTTACCCCGAATTATCCGCATTTACCAAATACGAGCTGAGCTTCAGCAACGGCCCGGAAGCCCGGCCCCCGTTTACCGTACAGCCTGGCGGCAATAGTGTCATTGAGCTTGCAGTGGGCAGCTGGACGATTACCGCTATTGCCTATAGCGGCTCCGAAGGCTCCTACACCGAAGCCGCCCGGGGAAGCGCATCGCCTGTAACCATAAGCATTGGCCAAACCGCCACCGCGGACATTGCCCTTATCCCCTCCGCCGGAGGCATAGGCTTTTTTAACTACACTGTCGATCTGCCTCCCGGCGCGGCGGGAAACCTTGTTGTTGCCACCCCGGAAGGGGGAAGCGTAAACGGCGGAAACATACCCCTGGATAACTCCGCTGTTAACGGAACCTTAAATTTGCTTTCTGGCCAGTACATCATGAGCCTGACCCTGGCATTGGACGGGAAACGCAGCGGCAGAACCGAGATTCTCCATGTGTACCCCAATCTGACCAGCCGGGCGGCGTACGCTTTTTCCGAATTCGACTTCCGGGCGGTAATGGATTTAACCCATAACACCTGGATCCCCAGGATTTTAGTAAACCCCGGCGACACCCAGTGGTATGCATTCAACGCCGAAGCGGGCAAAACCTACCAGATACAGTGGAACGACGCCGTTCAGGGCGACGCCTCCAAAAGCCTGGATATAGAAGTTTCCGCAGTAAGGGGCGACGGCACGGCCATTTTTACAAACCGCGACAGCGGGTGGAATTCGCCGGAAACGATTTCCGGCCTTTCTGGCCCGGTATACATAGCGGTCCAGGGGAAAAGCGGCAGCTCAACGGGAACATACGCCATAAAGTACTATGATACGGATGCAGTGGTTCCCCAGGGGATCATGGCCATCGGCTCGGTGAATACGTCCCTCATACCGGCGGCCATTATTTCGTGGAACTCTGTGGAAGAAGTGAGCGCGTACCGCCTTTACCGCGCGCTCCTGAGCGGCGGCCCCTATACCAAAATCGCCGACCAAAGTTCCACGGTTTTTACCGACGAAAATGTCATGGGGAATATTACCTATTATTACAAGGCTGCCGCGTACAACGCCAACGGAGAAGGAGAGCTATCCCCGGCGGCGTCCGGCACCATGCCCGCTTCGCATCCAGCGGCTATAACAGCCCTTGCAAACAATGCCTGGACGGGGGGAACCATAGGCGCGGCGGGCGTTGTCGGCTGGTATAAGTTTACCGCCGAAAGCGCCAAGACTTATTATATCCAGTGGAACGACGCCGTTCAGGGTGACGCCTCCAAAAGCCTGGACATAAAAGTTAGCGCCTATTCCGCCGCTGGGGACGTGCTCTTTGAAAACGAAGACAGCGCCTGGATGGTTCCGAAGACCATTTCCGGCCTGAACGGGATGGTCTACCTTAAAGCCGCAGCCCAGAACGGCAGTAATACAGGAAGCTACAGCATCAGGCAGCATGATCTTGATAATTCGATTGAGCAGATTCCTGAAAATGTAACTGTCAGTGCAGGAAGTGAACAACTTACAGTAAGCTGGACAGGGATATCCGAAGCTGATAATTATGATATTTACTACACGAACGATACAAATATGCCGACATCGCCATCGTTAACGGTAACAGATCCTTCCGTCGTAATCACCGGACTTACTAACGGAATAACGTACAGCATCTGGGTAAAGGCAAGAAACGCGACAAGTGCAAGTAACGCGAGTTCTGTTGCAACCGGCAAACCCATTGGAACCATGGGAGCAGTTACGGTGAGTCCCGGGGATGGACAGCTGAATTTATCCTGGGCCGCTGTTGCGGGGGCCGATGAGTACGAGGTTTATTATGATACCACCCCGGTTTGCCCGGAAAGTCCGGCACAGACAGTTACCGTTCCGACAGCGCTTATTGACGGCCTAACCAACGGTATAGTGTATTATGCGTGGGTGAGGGGTAAAAACTCAAACGGAAGCGGTACAAGCGAAATGGTTACCGGGAAGCCCTTGGGGACACCGGGAACACTTACCATAAACGATACCGGAATAAGCCAGCTTACAATTACCTGGGGTGTAGTTTCTGGCGCCGATGAATATGAAGTTTATTACGGAACAGGTACGCCAACAACCCTTTGGAATACTGTAAGCGGTACTGCTGTAACAATTACCGGGCTTACCAATGGTATAAGCTATACAGTACAGATACGGGCAAGAAACACCACAGGGGTTTCAGTTTTCAGCCCAACAGCAGCAGGAACCCCGTCAATACGGCCGGGATTGTTTGACGGAACTATAGACGGCGCTTTTTACATCGGTCCCCATACGATAGCATTATCCGCATCGTATCTTTCCGCAAACGCAGTCAACGGTCATGATTACCTGATAATAATAGGAGAGGATGAATCCCTTGCGCCTCTTACCCTATCGTATCCGGATAAAACCATCGGCATTGCACTTATGGGACTTGGAGACGAGCGAACTATTTCCTTAAATGCAAACGGCAGTATGTTTACGGTTTCCCAGGGAGTTACCCTTACTTTAAAGGATAATCTTGTTCTTGCAGGACGAACAGCAAACAATGCTTCTCTTATACGAATTAATGATAGCGGCAGCTTTACCATGGAAGGGGGGACCATCAGCGGGAATACCTCCTCCTCCTACAGCAGCGGCGGCGGCGTGTATGTTTCTAGCGGCAGCTTTACCATGGAAGGGGGAACCATCAGCGGGAATACCTCCTCCTCCTACAGCAGCGGCGGCGGCGTGTATGTTTCTAGCGGCAGCTTTACCATGGAAGGGGGGACCATCAGCGGGAATACCTCCTCCTACGGCGACGGCAGCGGCGTATATGTTTTTAGCGGCAGCTTTACCATGGAAGGGGGGACCATCAGCGGGAATAAATCATCATCATCTTCTTCTTACGGCGGCGGCGTGTATGTTGATTCTAGCGGCAGCTTTACCATGGAAGGGGGGACCATCAGCGGGAATACCTCCTCCTACGGCGGCGGCGTGTATGTTTATTCTAGCAGCAGCTTTACCATGAAAGAAGGCAGCATCAGCGGGAATACCTCCTCCTCCTACGGCGGCGGCGTGTATGTTGGTTCTAGCGGCAGCTTTACCATGGAAGGGGGGACCATCAGCGGGAATACCTCCTCCTCCTACGGCGGCGGCGTGTATGTTGGTTCTAGCGGCAGCTTTACCATGGAAGGGGGGACCATCAGCGGGAATACCTCCTCCTCCTACGGCGGCGGCGTGTATGTTTCTAGCGGCAGCTTTACCATGAAAGAAGGAAGCATCAGCGGGAATTCCGCCTCCTCCTCCTACAGCAGCGGCGGCGGCGTGTATGTTTATTCCAGCGGCAGCTTTACCATGGAAGGGGGAACCATCAGTGGAAATTCTGCCTCCTCCTCCTCCTCCTCCAACGGCGGCGGCGGCGTGTATGTTTATTCTAGCGGCAGCTTTATCAAGAGCGGCCCCTCGGTAATCTATGGTGATACCGACACAACCCATACCGCTGGAGCTAATGAAAACACTGCATTAAATGGGCGTGGCCATGCGGTTTATTGGAGTGCAAGTCCCAAACAGCGTCAATCCACTTTGGAGGCGAATGTAGATCTAAGCACCAACCCAGCGGATGCCGGGTATGCCAATTGGGATTAG
- a CDS encoding ATP-binding protein, whose amino-acid sequence MINRPEYLAELLRWKDKDDLIKIITGVRRCGKSTLLMLFQDYLKKNGVKDSQILDINLEMAANDNLLDWKALHQYIESHAAKGKKTYVLLDEIQMVNDFPRAVNSLRLKKNIDVYVTGSNAAMLSKDIKNVLGGRTIEIRMLPFSFREYLSSFPGNEQTELDKKYNDYVTRGSFPQTIEFYTANAVYDERAWHTYMDSVYNTIIVKDVLSRQGVQEFSKLEQVIAFMFSNIGNETSINNMGNIINNDMRGRQTNSKIHAQTIEKYLENLLDGYVFYKANPNYLKGRNRLRNNAKYYAVDVGLRYFLLGGTSIDDSGHILENVVYLELLRRGYDVEFGKADDAEIDFVARKPGGKIEYYQVTQTLMDKKVLERELKPLQQIKDNYPKFILSRDYDSSNFAGIRHINVLEWLTSLSI is encoded by the coding sequence ATGATAAACAGACCGGAATACCTGGCGGAACTGCTCAGGTGGAAAGATAAGGATGACCTCATAAAAATCATTACCGGGGTCAGGCGCTGCGGCAAGTCAACCTTGCTCATGCTATTCCAGGATTATTTAAAGAAAAACGGCGTTAAAGATAGCCAAATTCTGGACATCAATCTTGAAATGGCGGCTAACGATAATTTACTGGACTGGAAAGCGCTTCATCAATATATAGAAAGCCATGCGGCAAAAGGCAAAAAGACCTACGTTTTGCTGGACGAAATTCAGATGGTGAACGATTTCCCAAGGGCGGTAAACAGTCTGCGGCTCAAAAAAAATATTGATGTGTATGTGACAGGTTCCAATGCTGCCATGCTTTCAAAAGATATAAAAAATGTTCTGGGCGGCCGGACTATCGAAATCCGGATGCTGCCATTCTCATTTAGGGAATACCTCTCATCGTTTCCCGGGAATGAGCAGACAGAGCTGGACAAGAAATATAATGACTATGTGACCCGCGGTTCCTTTCCCCAAACAATAGAATTTTATACGGCTAACGCGGTATATGATGAGCGGGCATGGCATACCTATATGGACAGTGTGTATAACACTATCATTGTTAAGGATGTTCTATCCCGGCAGGGGGTTCAGGAATTCTCCAAACTGGAACAGGTTATCGCTTTCATGTTCAGCAATATCGGAAACGAGACTTCTATCAATAATATGGGAAACATCATTAACAATGATATGAGGGGCAGACAGACAAATAGTAAAATCCATGCGCAGACCATCGAAAAGTACCTTGAAAACCTGCTTGACGGCTATGTGTTTTACAAGGCCAATCCGAATTACCTGAAGGGCAGGAACCGGCTTCGCAACAATGCCAAATATTATGCGGTAGACGTGGGCCTCCGGTACTTCCTTTTGGGAGGTACTTCAATAGATGATTCGGGTCACATACTCGAAAATGTGGTGTACCTGGAGCTGCTTCGCCGGGGCTATGATGTAGAATTTGGCAAAGCCGATGACGCAGAGATTGATTTTGTCGCCCGGAAACCCGGCGGAAAAATTGAATATTATCAGGTAACACAGACCTTGATGGATAAAAAGGTTCTGGAGAGGGAATTGAAGCCCTTACAGCAGATAAAGGACAATTACCCAAAATTCATATTGAGCCGCGATTATGATAGCAGCAATTTCGCCGGTATCCGGCATATCAACGTGCTTGAATGGCTGACCAGCCTGTCTATATAA